One Streptomyces lincolnensis genomic region harbors:
- a CDS encoding tetratricopeptide repeat protein, whose amino-acid sequence MRIFGKGRHRPSASWRQATDRAFTLIGDGRYEDAGALLTRAADLEPWLSESWFNLALLHKFRHDWEQARAAGLRAVALLDRETGAPDWWNVGIAATALQDWPLARRAWQAYGLRVPGGATASGEPVGMDLGSAAVRLSPEGEAEVVWGRRLDPARIEVLSIPLPSSGRRWGEVVLHDGVPHGERTTAAGHAYPVFDEIELWAPSPVPTWVVLLEAATEADRDALEQLAADAGFAAEDWSSSVRLLCRMCSESRMPSDEGDGEHLDPHDHSEPGHPGPLGHRTDGQLWVPERECGVAAPASLVRGLLDGWVADSPDSRDWRDLEEVC is encoded by the coding sequence GTGAGGATCTTCGGCAAGGGACGGCACCGGCCCTCCGCCTCCTGGCGGCAGGCCACGGACCGCGCGTTCACGCTGATCGGCGACGGCCGGTACGAGGACGCGGGCGCGCTTCTGACCCGTGCCGCGGACCTGGAACCGTGGCTGTCCGAGTCCTGGTTCAACCTCGCCCTCCTCCACAAGTTCCGGCACGACTGGGAGCAGGCCCGCGCGGCCGGTCTGCGGGCCGTGGCCCTGCTCGACCGGGAGACCGGGGCGCCCGACTGGTGGAACGTCGGCATCGCCGCCACCGCGCTCCAGGACTGGCCGCTGGCCCGCCGCGCCTGGCAGGCCTACGGACTGCGCGTGCCGGGCGGCGCCACGGCCTCGGGCGAGCCCGTCGGCATGGACCTCGGCAGCGCCGCCGTACGGCTGTCCCCGGAAGGGGAGGCCGAGGTGGTGTGGGGGCGGCGGCTGGACCCCGCCCGGATCGAGGTGCTGTCCATTCCGCTTCCCTCGTCCGGGCGACGCTGGGGCGAGGTCGTCCTGCACGACGGGGTGCCGCACGGCGAGCGGACCACCGCCGCCGGGCACGCCTATCCGGTGTTCGACGAGATCGAGCTGTGGGCGCCGTCGCCCGTGCCGACGTGGGTGGTGCTGCTGGAGGCTGCCACGGAGGCCGACCGGGACGCGCTGGAGCAGCTGGCGGCCGATGCCGGGTTCGCGGCCGAGGACTGGTCGTCGTCGGTGCGGCTGCTGTGCCGGATGTGCTCGGAGTCCCGGATGCCGTCCGACGAGGGCGACGGGGAGCATCTCGATCCGCACGATCACAGTGAGCCGGGGCATCCCGGGCCGCTCGGGCATCGGACCGACGGGCAGTTGTGGGTGCCGGAGCGGGAGTGCGGGGTGGCCGCGCCGGCTTCGCTGGTTCGGGGGTTGTTGGACGGGTGGGTCGCGGACAGTCCGGATTCTCGAGACTGGCGGGATCTCGAAGAGGTGTGCTGA
- the def gene encoding peptide deformylase produces MAQQDTDQQHAGVLPVDDEGFVIDTEDCDEREAAFRERGTSRPITVVGNPVLHKECKDVTEFDEALLKLVDDMFASQRTAEGVGLAANQIGVDLKVFVYDCMDDEGKRHVGVVCNPKVVDLPADKRRLDDSNEGCLSVPTAYAPLARPDYAEVTGQDEKGHPVKVRGTGYFARCLQHETDHLYGYLYIDRLSKRERKDALRQMAENEPRYPVVAND; encoded by the coding sequence ATGGCGCAGCAGGACACCGATCAGCAGCACGCGGGCGTGCTTCCCGTGGACGACGAGGGCTTCGTCATCGACACCGAGGACTGTGACGAGCGGGAGGCGGCGTTCCGCGAGCGCGGTACGTCGAGGCCGATCACGGTGGTGGGGAACCCGGTGCTGCACAAGGAGTGCAAGGACGTCACCGAGTTCGACGAGGCGCTGCTCAAGCTGGTGGACGACATGTTCGCCTCGCAGCGCACCGCCGAGGGCGTCGGCCTTGCCGCCAACCAGATCGGTGTGGACCTGAAGGTCTTCGTCTACGACTGCATGGACGACGAGGGCAAGCGGCACGTCGGTGTCGTGTGCAACCCGAAAGTCGTCGACCTGCCCGCCGACAAGCGCCGGCTGGACGACAGCAACGAGGGCTGTCTGTCGGTGCCCACCGCCTACGCGCCGCTGGCCCGCCCGGACTACGCCGAGGTGACCGGACAGGACGAGAAGGGCCACCCGGTCAAGGTGCGCGGCACCGGCTACTTCGCCCGGTGCCTGCAGCACGAGACCGATCACCTCTACGGCTACCTCTACATCGACCGGCTCTCCAAGCGCGAACGCAAGGACGCGCTGCGGCAGATGGCCGAGAACGAGCCCCGCTACCCCGTGGTCGCCAACGACTGA
- the cyc1 gene encoding epi-isozizaene synthase — protein MPAFPHSTTSTPTAIAVPPSLALPVIEAAFPRRLHPYWPRLQEKTRTWLLEMRLMPADKVAEYADGLCYTDLMAGYYLGAPDEVLQAIADYSAWFFVWDDRHDRDIVHRRPAAWRRLRFRLHAALESPRTHLHHEDPLVAGFADSVLRLYSFLPQSWNRRFARHFHQVIDAYDREFRNRTEGVIPKVDEYLALRRLTFAHWIWTDLLEPSAGLELPNSVRKHPTYRRAALLSQEFAAWYNDLCSLPKEIAGDEVHNLGISLIKHEGLTLEEAVADMRRRVEKCVEEFLVVERDALRLSDDLDDGTVRGKELGTAVRACVRNMRNWFSTVYWFHHESGRYRVDSWDDRSTPPYVNNEAAGEK, from the coding sequence GTGCCTGCTTTCCCACACAGCACCACATCGACGCCGACGGCGATCGCGGTCCCACCCTCGCTCGCTCTTCCGGTGATCGAGGCTGCGTTTCCCCGGCGACTGCACCCGTATTGGCCCCGGCTCCAGGAGAAGACCCGAACCTGGCTTCTGGAAATGCGGCTCATGCCCGCCGACAAGGTGGCCGAATATGCCGACGGTCTGTGCTATACGGACCTCATGGCGGGGTACTACTTGGGCGCCCCCGACGAGGTCCTCCAGGCGATCGCGGACTACAGCGCGTGGTTCTTCGTCTGGGACGACCGTCACGACCGCGACATCGTGCACCGGCGCCCGGCCGCCTGGCGGCGGCTGAGGTTCCGGCTCCACGCGGCCCTCGAATCACCCCGGACCCACCTGCACCACGAGGATCCGCTGGTCGCCGGGTTCGCGGACAGCGTGCTGCGGCTGTACTCGTTCCTGCCGCAGTCGTGGAACCGGCGGTTCGCCCGGCACTTCCACCAGGTGATCGACGCCTACGACCGGGAATTCAGGAACCGCACCGAGGGAGTCATCCCGAAGGTCGATGAATACCTGGCGCTGCGTCGGCTCACCTTCGCCCACTGGATCTGGACCGATCTGCTGGAACCCAGCGCGGGACTGGAACTCCCGAACTCCGTGCGGAAACACCCGACATACCGGCGGGCCGCACTGCTGAGTCAGGAATTCGCCGCCTGGTACAACGACCTCTGTTCGCTACCCAAAGAAATAGCGGGCGACGAGGTCCACAATCTCGGAATCAGTCTCATCAAGCACGAGGGGCTGACCCTGGAGGAAGCCGTCGCCGACATGAGGCGGCGCGTGGAGAAATGCGTCGAGGAATTCCTTGTCGTGGAGCGGGACGCCCTGCGGCTTTCCGACGATCTCGACGACGGAACCGTGCGCGGAAAAGAACTCGGCACCGCCGTGCGCGCCTGCGTCCGCAACATGCGGAACTGGTTCAGCACCGTCTACTGGTTCCACCACGAGTCCGGCCGGTACCGGGTCGACAGCTGGGACGACCGGTCCACTCCCCCGTACGTCAACAACGAAGCGGCAGGTGAGAAATGA
- a CDS encoding cytochrome P450: protein MTVESVKPEAFPASEQREAPLAGGGVPGLGHGWKLVRDPLGFLARLRDDGDLVRLRLGPKTVYAVTAPHLVGDMLTSPDYEIGGPLWDTLDVLLGKGVATSNGPRHRRQRQTIQPSFRKEVIHEYERVMVEESVAFAARWRPGDTVDVTSEAFRVAVRMTARCFLQIERIDDLAERLSTALATVFGGMYRRMILSFGPFYRLPLPSHREFDRGLAELHRLADEVIAERRAATEKPDDLLTALLEAKDEKGEPVNYQEVHDQVIAILTPGSETVGSQLMWILQLLAEHPEQADRVSEEVKSVVGDGPVTFGDLRKLTHTNNVITEALRIRPAVWILTRRAMAETELGGYRIPAGADIVYSPLALQRDPRSYEQHLDFDPDRWLPGHSKQVPKYAMGPFSAGNRKCPADHFSMAQLGVMLATVIPRWRFERLPEADESPRVGITLRPKHLLLKAVPR, encoded by the coding sequence ATGACCGTCGAGTCTGTGAAGCCCGAGGCCTTCCCGGCCTCGGAGCAGCGTGAGGCGCCCCTCGCGGGCGGAGGTGTCCCGGGTCTGGGCCACGGCTGGAAGCTGGTGCGCGACCCGCTGGGCTTCCTGGCCCGGCTGCGGGACGACGGCGACCTGGTGCGACTGCGCCTGGGCCCGAAGACCGTGTACGCCGTGACCGCGCCGCACCTCGTCGGGGACATGCTGACGAGCCCCGACTACGAGATAGGCGGACCGCTCTGGGACACCCTGGACGTGTTGCTCGGCAAGGGCGTCGCGACCAGCAACGGGCCGCGGCACCGGCGTCAGCGGCAGACCATCCAGCCCTCGTTCCGCAAGGAGGTGATCCACGAGTACGAGCGGGTCATGGTCGAGGAGTCCGTGGCCTTCGCCGCGCGCTGGCGGCCGGGGGACACCGTCGACGTCACCTCGGAGGCGTTCCGGGTGGCGGTGCGGATGACCGCCCGCTGCTTCCTCCAGATCGAGCGCATCGACGATCTGGCCGAGCGGCTGAGCACCGCGCTCGCCACCGTGTTCGGCGGCATGTACCGGCGGATGATCCTCTCCTTCGGGCCGTTCTACCGGCTGCCCCTTCCCTCACATCGTGAATTCGACCGGGGGCTGGCCGAATTGCACCGGCTGGCCGACGAGGTCATCGCCGAACGCCGGGCCGCCACCGAGAAGCCCGATGATCTGCTGACGGCATTGCTGGAGGCGAAGGACGAAAAAGGTGAACCGGTCAACTACCAGGAGGTTCACGATCAGGTCATAGCGATACTCACCCCGGGCAGCGAAACCGTCGGGTCCCAGTTGATGTGGATCTTGCAGTTGCTGGCCGAACATCCGGAACAGGCGGACCGGGTGAGTGAAGAGGTGAAATCGGTCGTGGGTGACGGACCTGTCACTTTCGGCGATCTCAGGAAGCTCACCCACACGAACAATGTCATCACGGAGGCGCTGCGCATACGGCCGGCCGTATGGATATTGACGCGGCGGGCCATGGCCGAAACCGAACTCGGCGGGTATCGCATTCCGGCGGGGGCGGACATCGTGTACAGCCCGCTCGCCCTCCAGCGCGACCCACGCTCCTACGAGCAGCACCTCGACTTCGACCCGGACCGCTGGCTCCCGGGTCACTCCAAGCAGGTGCCGAAGTACGCGATGGGGCCCTTCAGCGCGGGCAACCGCAAATGCCCCGCCGACCACTTCTCGATGGCCCAGCTCGGGGTCATGCTGGCGACCGTGATCCCCCGGTGGCGCTTCGAACGGCTGCCGGAGGCCGACGAGTCGCCCCGGGTGGGCATCACCCTGCGCCCGAAGCACCTGCTGCTGAAGGCGGTGCCCAGGTGA
- a CDS encoding GlxA family transcriptional regulator, with the protein MLKNVAAVLLDGVHPFELGVICEVFGIDRSDEGLPPYDFAVVSAEGPHLGTHVGGLTVSTPYGLERLEEADLIAIPAGSDYTTRAYPPELLDALVRAVDRGTRVLSVCTGVFVLGAAGLLDGRRCTVHWMHAEDLAVRNPRAIVEPDVLYVDEDPVITSAGTAAGIDACLHIVRKEQGPEVANRIARRMVVPPHRDGGQAQFIERPLPRSQCDTVGEVLVWMERHLDQDVTVEQLAELAHMSPRTFARRFQQETGTTPYRWILRQRVLLAQRLLEATDETVDAIAGRTGFGNAAALRHQFVRAVGTTPNAYRRTFRGTEAA; encoded by the coding sequence ATGCTGAAAAACGTCGCCGCCGTCCTCCTCGACGGTGTGCACCCCTTCGAACTGGGCGTCATCTGCGAGGTGTTCGGCATCGACCGCAGTGACGAGGGTCTGCCGCCCTACGACTTCGCCGTGGTCTCCGCCGAGGGCCCGCACCTCGGCACCCATGTCGGCGGCCTCACCGTCTCCACGCCGTACGGCCTGGAGCGGCTGGAGGAGGCCGACCTGATCGCCATCCCGGCGGGCAGCGACTACACCACCCGCGCGTACCCGCCCGAGCTGCTGGACGCCCTGGTCAGGGCGGTGGACCGGGGCACCCGGGTGCTCAGCGTGTGCACGGGCGTCTTCGTGCTCGGCGCCGCCGGGCTGCTCGACGGCCGGCGGTGCACCGTGCACTGGATGCACGCGGAGGACCTCGCCGTCCGCAACCCCCGGGCAATCGTCGAGCCGGACGTGCTGTACGTCGACGAGGACCCGGTGATCACCTCCGCGGGCACCGCCGCCGGTATCGACGCCTGTCTGCACATCGTGCGCAAGGAACAGGGACCGGAGGTCGCCAACCGGATCGCCCGGCGCATGGTGGTACCGCCGCACCGGGACGGCGGCCAGGCCCAGTTCATCGAGCGGCCGCTGCCCCGGTCGCAGTGCGACACCGTCGGCGAGGTGCTGGTGTGGATGGAGCGGCACCTCGACCAGGACGTCACCGTCGAGCAGCTGGCCGAGCTGGCGCACATGTCCCCGCGCACCTTCGCCCGCCGCTTCCAGCAGGAGACCGGAACGACTCCGTACCGCTGGATCCTGCGCCAACGCGTGCTGCTGGCCCAGCGGTTGCTGGAAGCGACGGACGAGACGGTGGACGCGATCGCCGGTCGAACGGGGTTCGGCAACGCGGCCGCGCTGCGCCACCAGTTCGTCCGCGCCGTCGGGACCACCCCGAACGCCTATCGGCGCACGTTCAGAGGGACCGAGGCCGCCTGA